The region ACGTGATTCGTTCTCAGTAAGTCAAACTTTGCTGGTTCAAGCAAGGAGGGTTCGAACAGTTCTTTTCCTTGACGGATATTGTTCCAAAGTTGAGCTAGATGCAGTAGTATCGAATTTTTTGTTCATACGCTCTTTGAATTTGAACAGGTTGAAAACCAATTCATTGAATTCGATTGGTAGGTTGAAGCATTTGAGatatttaaatatttcttgtCATCGACATCTAGAGGCACTACCGAATTCAATTACCAATTTGGTGAATTTGCAAACACTAAAGTTGAGTTATTGCAACGAGTTTCGAGAATTGCCTAGAGATATTGAAAAACTCATCAACCTTAGGCATCTTGAAATTGATAATTGCTATAAATTAGAGTATATGCCGAGTGGAATAGGCCAGCTGACTAATCTTCAAACTTTATCGAAGTATGTACTGAAGAAGAACAAGAAACCTGTCCTAAGATATGTTGGTGAGCTAAAAGATTTGTTGAGATTGAATGGTTTGAGAGGCGAATTGGATGTTGTAAATTTGAGCCATAAGAAAGATGAGGTAGAAGAATATGGGAGTGCAAAATTAAAGGACAAACAATACCTTCGATCATTGAGGTTGAGCTGGTATTATgatgttgaaattgttgaagcaGATGCCATCATTGGTTATGAAATGTCAATGGATGCCCTTCAGCCACACCCAAATCTTCAAGTGTTAGATATAAGCAATTATGGGGGTGTCAAGCTCTCCAGCTGGCTCTCATCACTTGAAAACTTGGTCGACTTAACTTTAACTGATTGTAAGAAATGTCAGTATCTAGTTTCATTGAATCGATTCCACGGTCTCAAGGTTTTGAAACTGCAGAGGTTGGAGTCTTTGGAGTACATATCCAACAATATTTTCAACGAAGACTTATTTGGGACAACAAAGACAATATTGCCATCTCTACAGACACTTTGCTTGTCAAGTTTGCCTAATCTAAAGGGATGGTGGAGAGAGATTGTAATTGATCATTCTTTTGTTGCTTCAAATGAAGAAGACAAACACACGTCCTTGCCTTATTTCCCTTCTCTTTCAACTTTAGAAATATTGGGTTGTCCTAAGCTGACTTGCATGCCACTTTACCCACATTTGGAACAGCTGACTCTGGTGAACAGCAGCTTGAAGCCATTGGAAGAGACATTAAGAATGAAGATGATGAGTAGTAGTGCTGGATCAATAGTAGTATTCCCAACAACAACATCTTCTTTCTCTCCTCTCTCCAAATTGAAAAGACTACGTCTAACTAACATTGAGGATCTAGAATGTCTTCCAGACTGGTTCGAGAGCCTTACTTCTTCTCTCAATAAATTGGATATTCGGGGTTGCCCTAAATTGAAGGATCTGTGTCCAGGTATTCTACATCTCTCGTCACTTCGACATCTGGAAATTTCAAGCTGCGAGGGGTTAGCAGACATGCTTAATGGTGATGATGGCATTATGTGGAAAGCCCTAAATGGAAGACTCCACTCGCTGTCATTAGAAGAGTTGCCAAATATAGTGACTGTTCTTCCTAAGGGTATCCAACATCTTACAAGTCTGCAACAACTTCATATTGGATATTGTAATAGTCTGACAACAATTCCGGAGTGGATCCACAACCTCAAATCACTTAAGACACTTCACTTAGAACAATGCCCCAATCTGACATCATTCCCTGAAGGAATTCGAAGCCTCACCTCTTTGAACACACTGACTATTTATTGCTGTCACATGTTATTGGAGAGATGCAAAAGGGAAATAGGTGAAGATTGGGATAAGATTTCTCATATACAACACTTAAACTTATTTCCAAATCCCAACAGAGAAGAAAATGAGGTAGATTCTTCAATCTCAAAGatcttgtttttattttctaattcAATTAAAACAGAGCACTTATCATTTTATTCTTTGATATTCCCTTGCAGAATGCATCAGAGATAAAGGGATGCAACCCCTTCAAGAAGTTTGGGCTATAAATGTTGCAAGGAATCGAAGATGATGGGACATACATGATACATATTTATAGGTAgcattatttttctatttattttatcattttctcATTAATAACTATTATAAGAATACTTtccaatctttgaaaatatatattttttaaaaaatcaaaaaagAAAAACGATAACAAGTTTTCTATTTTAGTTATATATAATTGCACTTGTTTTATTTAAAACTTATTATACGCTTTACAGAGGGTGAATTAATTAAGCAAGTTACCAATTTTCATTTTAGAGGATGTTGGATCATTCATATATACAGTAAGTTTGATTTCATGATTTATTCATATAACTTATACTCTGAATAGTTTCTATTTAAAGCAGacatccttttcttttctttttttctttcacatAGTTGGTTTTATTTGCTCTGCAGTATCCttgtaattctttttttttttttataaaattgttgAAAACTTTTATGGTAAAATTTGGTAATTTTAAGATGGTTTTCAATTTAAAAacgtttttgtgtttctttggattTCTGTTCATTTTTATGATCTCTTCTTGTTGTCACTTTGGTGAAGAATCCTCTTTTAAGTGTTTTGATCTATTTGGAGAACTGTTGTTACTGTTAAACTATTGGTTTATTTTTGCTAATGACATTCTCTTATTTggattaaattaattgattaattcaaataattaatccaAGGATGTATGTAAAACCACGTTTTAACAGATTGCGGAAATGCTTAAACAGATGTATGATATGTGTCAACAGAATTACTTAATCAGAAACGTAAAAATAAaggacacacgaatttttacgtggtatcaacaaCCTTTGCAGGTTGTTACTaatccacgaggccacgcccagagaatgaagtttattagataagaattattcaaattacaatcaccaattgacttatacaatctTAAAGACTCCCTCTTTAAATTGTCGCAATCCCAGCAATTTGACACTTCCTATTAACACTTCCAAATGACTCAgaaacttgaactcccttcaacttCTGGTCCGTGCACTAATCCTCCCGAAGAGTGACTCACACTACAAGCTTCTCCCGAAGCTCTTAAACAaggtgtccttgagagttttaCCTGCAAAACAGTTAACAAACATATGcaagaaaaacagaaaacaaaacaaagagCTCTAGGACAAAAGCTCTCTACACATGAAAACGGCACTTCAACAAAATATGAAATCAATCTCTGAAGTGATAACCTAATCGTGTAGGTTAAAATCTTTTATAGAAAAACAAAAGCATAAATAAAGAATATTCACCATTG is a window of Humulus lupulus chromosome 4, drHumLupu1.1, whole genome shotgun sequence DNA encoding:
- the LOC133831561 gene encoding disease resistance protein RGA2-like, which encodes MADWILSPIAQMIIDRLGSEAVRQISSLWGVNDELDQLRQTISTIQAVLLDAEKKQRHNNQVQNWLQRLSGAVDDADNLMDEINTQALRRQVMSGNQISKQMCTFFSSSNQFGFRFKIGRRIEDIKKKLEAISNDRNFLLETGREEALSVRRVRDNTHSYVRQEDVIGRDMDRLAIISKLLLESGEDNVSIIAVVGIGGLGKTMLAKSVFNDEQVQKNFELKIWVCVSDDFDLKQIVEKIIKSAKNEKKLENMEMEQLQKRLRKVLGRKRYFLVLDDVWEENRAKWLELEELIIDGAKGSRVLVTTRSKKIADFTASKDQPHALGILNEDQSWTLFKRVAFKSGQEPDNSNLVKIGREIVGRCKGIPLAIRTIGNLLYGENLESKWLALNKEFSEIPQASEEDIMPTLRLSYDHLASHLKLCFAYCCLFPKDYQIEVETLVRLWMAQGFLKLSNTSQDQCLEEVGYECFMNLTEGSFFQDVEVDQCGVITRCKMHDLMHDLAILVSGEKCATFHSNCQGNINENTHHVSFERDSFSVSQTLLVQARRVRTVLFLDGYCSKVELDAVVSNFLFIRSLNLNRLKTNSLNSIGRLKHLRYLNISCHRHLEALPNSITNLVNLQTLKLSYCNEFRELPRDIEKLINLRHLEIDNCYKLEYMPSGIGQLTNLQTLSKYVLKKNKKPVLRYVGELKDLLRLNGLRGELDVVNLSHKKDEVEEYGSAKLKDKQYLRSLRLSWYYDVEIVEADAIIGYEMSMDALQPHPNLQVLDISNYGGVKLSSWLSSLENLVDLTLTDCKKCQYLVSLNRFHGLKVLKLQRLESLEYISNNIFNEDLFGTTKTILPSLQTLCLSSLPNLKGWWREIVIDHSFVASNEEDKHTSLPYFPSLSTLEILGCPKLTCMPLYPHLEQLTLVNSSLKPLEETLRMKMMSSSAGSIVVFPTTTSSFSPLSKLKRLRLTNIEDLECLPDWFESLTSSLNKLDIRGCPKLKDLCPGILHLSSLRHLEISSCEGLADMLNGDDGIMWKALNGRLHSLSLEELPNIVTVLPKGIQHLTSLQQLHIGYCNSLTTIPEWIHNLKSLKTLHLEQCPNLTSFPEGIRSLTSLNTLTIYCCHMLLERCKREIGEDWDKISHIQHLNLFPNPNREENENASEIKGCNPFKKFGL